TCTCTGGAACATGGTGCGGTGCATGGCAACCGTCCTCACCTGGACGGGGTGCGGCATCTCCGACCCGGTCCTCGTGACGGATCTGCTGGAAGGGAGGTGCCGCGAGCGCCCCCCGGCTGCTCCGGCGGAGGGTCTCGTTCTCTGGGACGTAGACTGCGGCATCCCGTTCCTGCCGCTGCCGCGGGACCGCAGGAGCGTCGCACATCTGGAGACGGTCCGCCGCCACCACGCGGTGATGGAGAAGGTCTGCCGGGGGCTCATCCCGCCGTAAGATGCCGTATGCGTTTATATAGCTGGACCCCCACCCCTGCGGGCAGGTGAGGCTGCAATGACCGTGGTCGAACCGGAGTGGCAGGCGCTCTGCAGGCAGATCCGGGGATCGGCAGGACGGGATGTGGTCTACGTTCTGGGCGGAAGCGACCGGGGGAAGACCACGCTCGCCCGCCACCTCGCCGCCGCCCTCGCCCTGCACCATCCGACCGCATTCATCGACTGCGACATGGGGCAGTCGGGGATCGGGCCCCCTGCCACGGTGGGCATGCGGGTGCACCCCGGCGGCGAGCATCTCCGCTTCGTGGGGTCGACAAGCCCGAGCGGGCACCTGCTCCAGACGCTCGCCGCCGAAAAACGGCTGCTGGAGAGGGCGCTGGCGCTCGGCGCAGCGAAGGTGATCGTCGACTCGTCGGGGTTCGTCTTCGGATCGGTGCCCGAGGAGTTCCAGTTCCAGACGATCGATCTCCTCCAGCCCGACCACCTGGTGGCGATCCAGCGGGGAGAGGAGCTCGAGGACCTCCTGGACAACTTCCGGCGGCACCCGGCGATGAGGATCCACCGCCTCGCCCCTTCCTTTGCCGTTGTCGAGAGGGGGAGGGAGCAGCGGAGGGCATACCGTGAGCGGCTCTTTCGAGAGTATTTCCGGGACGCCCGAATTCAGGAGATCCCGCTTGCTGCCCTCGGCGTGCACGGAAGAGTGCCGGTGGGCGGTGCAGCAGACACCGAAAGAGGCCTGCTCGTCGGGCTGAACGACGCCGAGAACTTCCTCCTCGCCCTGGGAATCCTGGAGGACTGGAAGCCCGAAGAACGGACTCTCACGGTCTTCGCCCCGCCCTACGAGAGGGACTCACTGGCAACGATCCAGTTCGGCTCCCTGCGGCTGGACCGCAGGAGCCTGGAGCGGCAGGGGTGATAAGAGGGCTGCGGATACGATAGGTTCATCAGCGGGGAGGGCGAGTGGACCCTGCATGCCGTCAGTGACATGGTTCGAGATCCCTGCCCGGGATCCCGAGCGGGCGCGAAGGTTCTACGCAGAGATCTTCGGCTGGCAGATCCGCCCGTTTCCCGCCCCGAATCGGCGCTGGCTGATCCGCACCGCCGGTCCTGGCGCCAGCGCCGGGGCTTTGACGAGGCGCGAGGCGGCTGATCAGCCCATCACCCTGTTCATCAACGTCCCCTTCCTGGACGAATACATGCGGAAGGTGAAGGAGCGCGGCGGCGAGATCCTCTCCGATGTCGAGGAGGTCCCGGACTGGGGCTGCTTTGTCACCTGCAGGGATCCCGAGGGGAACCGCTTTGGACTCTGGGAGTCGGTGCAGGGCAGAATGCCGCAGGCGGGGCTGCCCGCAACTCCGCCGGTCGAGACGGAGTTCCTGTCTCCCGAGCCGGAGCTGGAGCCCCGTCCCCAGGAGTGAGGGCGGGACTGCTGCAGCCCCCTCGGAATCGGGAGCGCCGCCTGCCGTCGGGCGGGCAGATCCCCCCGCCGCTTCGCCGTACGGAACCGCAGAGAGCGGTTCGTCAGATTCTCTCCTCGAAGTACTTGACAGCCTCCGGCGTCCACTCCTCGACGCGGGTGTAGAAGTAGCGCACGAGATCCGGCGGGGACTCGTTGATGGACTCCCTCACCTCCCCGATCATGGCGGGCGGGAGGTCGTCCTGTTCGGAGAGCGTCTCCTTGATCTTGTGCACTGCCTCGTCCACGTCTTCGCGGGTCTGCCAGACATCAACCATGCTTCTGTCTCTCCTGCGGGAATCTGCTACTGCTTTTTCTTATAAAAAAGTATCCCCAATCCCATCGGTTCGATTCCGCGGGAGGGATCCCTTCCGGAGCGTCCTGCGGGTCCGGAAGACTCCTGGCGTTGCTGCGGGCGCCCCCGCTGCATCTTCAGCCGGACCGGTATGCCTTTAGCGTGAGCGATCTACGTACTGCCATGCCAGAGAAGCTCTGTCCCATCGACAAGCAGCCCTGCATGGGCGGGCGATGTGCCATCTACAACGAGGAACTCCGTCTCTGCTCCTGGGCGGCCCTCGGGGGCGTGCGTGCGTCCCGCGACGAGGATCGAACTGCGGAATACGAAGCGGCGAAAAAGGCCCGCGACGAGAGGTCGAAGCGCTACCGCGTCCACCTCTTCGACTGAGCGTGATCAGGCCGGGCGGGCCTGAATGTTCGACGGGAGGAGCCGGCCGACGATGAACTCCGGCATCTGGTCCGACGTCTTCACGGAGAGGTAAAACCGTGCATCCGTCCCCACCATACCGCGGTACTCCGCGAGCACCTTGAAGTCGAACTTCAGGACCGGGATCCCGAGGACAGCTATGATCGCCCGGCGGGCCGAGATCTCCTTGACCTCGTTCAGGGCGATATCCTCCCTCTGCTTGTTGACTGACAGGGTTACGCTCTCCGCGCTGGGAATGGCCAGGATCTCCACGTTCCCGAGCTGCACCTTCTCGCTGTTGGGAAATATGACATCGTAGGTGGTCGTATAGGGATATGCCGCGGCTCCCGGAGAGTCGGCGAACGTTACCCCCATGGTGAAGAAGGCCGCGAGAACGAGCACCAGCACCGCGCCGGCGGCGATCAGGATCCGTTGCGTCCGACGGGACAGGTTCTGTCTCCGTTCCCGTATGACCGGGCGAACTTCCCGATGGACTTCGGGGGGCTCGGCGCAACTCTCCACAGCAGGCCTCTCTGCCCGGACTGCGGGAGCTGGCGCTGCCGGCGGTGAAGTCCCCGTGACGGCTCCTTCCGGGATGACATCGATATCTTTCGGATCTTCAGCCATTTCTCCCACTTCCATGGAAAAGGGGGATTTTGAACTATATAAGAATGGTGTTTGTATTGGCTCTGCTCCCCGATCGATGGCAGCGAAGGCTCAAAAATATCATAATTGTTCGCGACAGACTGTACTGGCGAGGAACTGAATGGCTGAAATCCCGAAAGAGGAGTATATTTTTAAGTGCACGTCAGCCTGTGCTGGCTGCAGTTCAACCCTCTGCCTGCGGTACGTTCTCAAGGCCGCAGGTCCCGATACCGTTCTCATCGTGCCGGCCTGCTGTACGAGCGTGATCCAGGGGATCTACCCCCGCACGGCCATGAACATACCGGTCTACAACATCGCGTTCGCCGCAGCAGCCGCCTGCGCATCCGGCATGAGCTCGGCCTATCGCGCGGCAGGGAAGAAGACCAACGTGATCGTCTACGCCGGTGATGGAGGGACGGTGGATATCGGGCTGCAGGCACTCTCCGGAGCGTTCGAGCGCGAGACAGATTTTCTGTACATATGCTACGACAACGAGGCCTACGGAAACACCGGCATGCAGCGATCCGGCTCGACACCGCTCGGTGCGCTGACGACGACCACGCCGGGCGGCAAGATCCACAAGAAGAAGGATATCGACGGGATCGTTGCGGCGCATTCTCCACCCTACATGGCAACCGCCTGCAGCGCCTACCCCCTCGACCTCTACAAGAAGGTGCAAAAGGCGCTCTCCATCCGGGGCCCGACCTTCATCCACATCCTCGCTCCCTGTCCGCCGGGCTGGCGGTTCCCCGCGGATAAGACCATCGAGATGGGAAAACTCGCGGTCAAAAGCGGCATGTGGATCCTCTGGGAGCGCGAGCACGGCAGGCTCACCGTCAGCGGGCCCTCGCGGGCGGCGATGAAGAATCCAGCGCCTCTGGAGTCGTATCTCAAGGCGCAGGGTCGGTTCCGGGGTCTGGATGCGGCAACGGCGGATGCCCTGCAGCAGCAGGTGCAGGAGAATATCCGGCGCATCCGGTGCGAGGTGGAGGAGCCATGCGCATGATGGCGACGGGAAACAAGGCGGTTGCGGAGGCGGTGCGGCAGGCAAAACCCGCCGTCGTGGCCGCCTACCCCATCACCCCCCAGACCGAGATCGTGGAGACCATCGCCAGCTTTGTCTCCGAGGGGAGCATGGAGAGCCAGTACATTCCGGTCGAGAGCGAGCACTCCGCCATGGCCGCCTGCATCGGCGCCAGCGTGACCGGCGTGCGGACGTTCACGGCCACCAGCTCCCACGGGCTGCTCTACATGCACGAGATGCTGCACTGGGCGGCCGGCGCCCGGCTCCCCGTTGTCATGGCGAACGTGAACCGGGCGCTCGGTCCCGGCTGGAACATCTGGGCGGAGCACACCGACGCCTTCTCCCAGCGGGACACGGGCTGGCTGCAGGTCTACGTCAGCACCGTGCAGGAGGCCTATGATGCCACGCTGATGGCGTTCCGGATCGCGGAGCACGGGGACGTCCTCCTTCCGGTTATGGTCAACCTGGACGGCTTCTCCCTCTCCCACATCAATCAGCCCTTCGAAAAGGTGGAGCTCGGCGATTTCATCCCCGATATGCGGCTTCCGCACGCGATCGATACGGCGAACCCCCGCGGCTACGGGCCCCTCACCGGACCGGAGGAGTTCTACAGGTTCCGCTGGGATATCGAGCGGTCGATGCGGAACGCACGGGCGGTGATCGAGGAGACGGAGCGGGAGTTTGCGGAGCGGTTCGGCCGCTCCTACGGCTGGACCGAGGAATATCGCGTCGAGGATGCGGACGTGGTGATCGTGGCGATGGGAACGCTCGGAAAGGAGGCGGAGGTCGCCGTCGATCGCCTCCGCGAGGAGGGGGTGAAAGCCGGCTCCATACGGATCCGCTGGTTCCGCCCCTTCGCCCCGCTCGACCTCGGCGGGCGGGACGCGGTGGTGATCGACCGTGACTACTCCTTCGGATTCGGGGGAGTGCTCGCCCGCTCAATCCGCTCCACAACGGGAACCGCGCCGTACTCCGTGATCGCGGGGCTCGGCGGCCAGGAGGTCACCTACGAGGATATGGCCGGGTTCGTGCGGGAACGGCGGCCCGGGGAGGAACTCTGGTTCGGGGTGAACAGCCATGTATGAAGTGCGGGTCCACTCCCGGGGCGGCCAGGGCGGGGTGACGGCAGCCAAACTCCTCGCCGAGGCGGCGGTCCTCGACGGGCGCTACGCCACCGCCTGCCCCTTCTACGGGGCGGAGCGGCGGGGTGCGCCGGTCGTCAGCTTCGTGCGGATCGACGACCGCCCCATCCGCATCTACAGCCAGATCAAGCGGCCGGACCTGGTCGTGGTGCTGGACGCCAGCATCATGGATACGGTGGACGTGCTGCAAGGCCTCAAGGAAGGTGGGACGGTGCTCCTGAACAGTTCGAAAGACCTGCAGCTCGACGGCTACCGCACTCTCGAAGTGGATCTCACGGGCATCGCCCTCGCCCTCGACCTGGTGGTCGCAGGGAGCCCTATCCTGAACACGCCGGTTCTCGGGGCGCTCGCAAAGCTCGGAATCGTCAGCCTGGACTCGGCAAAGCAGGCGATCCGGGGGACGTTCAAGGACGAACGGAACGTGCAGGCCGCTGAAGCGGCGTATGCGGAGATGGTGGTATGAGCGAGCGTCTGGCGATGAGCCGCCCCGTCGAAGGGGCCTGCGGCAGGACCGGGGCGTGGAGGACCTTTCGCCCCGTGGTGGACAGAGAGAAATGCAACGCCTGCGGGCTCTGCGCCCTCTACTGCCCCGAGGCGGCGATCGACGAGAATCTCGACGTCGATCTCGACTTCTGCAAGGGCTGCGGGATCTGCGCCAACGAGTGCCCGAAAAAAGCGATCGCGATGGAGCGGGAGGAGCGGTAGAGGAAAAGCCTCTCCCCTCCCGAAGAGAGGGGAACGATCGCCACTCGTACAGGGCCCTTATCACTCCCCTGCACGGCAGAGAAGATCGAACCCGGGCCAGCATCCCCGATCCTCCCTCTGCCTCCGACTACCCGGGCTCATGCTGCACTGCAGTTCCATGCAATCGCGCCGGAATGCAGAAGAGCGGTGTGCGCAGTCAGCCTTCATGGAGGTCATCCCAAAACCACATTCAGCATCATTATTGCGAGGGACATGCAGGGCAATCGATCAGCTGCTTGACTCTGCAGAAAATGGCGACCTTATGATTTCGAACAAGAGAGGTAGTTCGCATGGTTCAGTTGACACCGGTACTCCCTGGCGATCGACGGCGGGGATGGTTCCAATCGCCTCGAAGATCTCCTTTCCTTCAAGCGGGGCAGCATGGGAGGAGAATCTGCCGCTCCACCTCCCCACCTCAATTTCCCGCAGCCCTGCAACCGGGACTCACGCGGGGAAGGTTTGTCTGCAGGTTTTTTTCTTTCACCCATCCCCCGGTTCACGCAGGAAATCCCGCCGCCGTGCAGCTGTTGCACACATTTGGTATCTCTTTGAAAATTCTTAATAATAATATAAATAATATTAATAAGTGTTACTAATAAGAAAAAATTTATTACCAATAACGCCTATCCTTCCATGAGGAGTGTGGAGCCTGTGCAGGGCAACAATCGCCTCAACCGACTGCACGTCCCATGATACCGATAAAGGAATTCGGGCTGCAATACTCCTCTCCTTCTCCATCTTTCTACCGGGTTTCTCGCTGCCCGCTCGCAGCGTCTCCTGCGTAAGACACGACTCTCGTACTCCGCGTTCGTTCTCCCCATGGCGAGCGGAATGCCATATTCTGTAACATTTCCCGCTGTCTCTTCCTGGGTGCGCCCCATTCCCGAAAACCGCCTGAAAGTGCCATGCTGCCGGGGCCGCCGTACTGCCATCGCGATTGTTCACGGCCTCTCCACGAAGAGGATGAAATTGCAGCAGGATGGACCTCGCGCGCTGTCCGCTTGAGGTGCCATATCCTCCAATCGGTCGGTAACCTTCTCTTTCGTACAGCGCGCGGGACCGGGATGGGGTCCTCCTGCCGGGGTTGCGGGAATGGTCCGGGGCGTGCATCGCCGTCTGAACGAAGACGGGAGGAACGTTCAGGCGCGCAGGGGTTGCCTTGCTCTCCGAACGGGACTGCGGGAGCCGCAGTGGGCACCGGCCGGCGGGACGACTCACTCCGCCTCGATCGGGCACTGGGCGATGTACTCCAGGTTGAACTTGTAGAAGTGGATGAAGTCGCAGTTGCGGCAGTGGACCGTGAACTGATCGCAGCCGATGGTCAGGTCGTGGGGCCCCTCCGCGCGGCAGTGGGGGCAGACCGCTGTGGCGACCAGGCTCCAGACATCGTAGCAGCCGATCTTCGTATAGAGCCCCTTCCGCCCCACCTCCTCGATCCGGGGGATGAAGATCCGCGTGGCCCCGCAGTTCGGGCAGACCACCTGGGCCTGGCTGCGCACCGCTTTTATCACCTGATCCACTTCCTTTCCGCAGTTATAGCAGGAGCAGCGGTGCTTGGTGAAGATGAAGCGTTCGCTCATGGATGTACCTGACGGTGCAGACATTAAAAGGTATGGTGAATGAAGCCGGTGGGATGCAGCGCTCCGAATCAAACCCGCTATCAAGGGCCGCATATTCACCGGGCGAGCGGGGACAGGAAGAGCGCATCGTGCACGCCTCCCTGCCGCTCGCTTCCCGGCCACCCTTATTTCAGACTCCAGGCCCGGAGGACGGCTTTACCCGATCAGATTCCCCAATCCGGTGCAGGATCCGGATCTCACACCGGGAAGTTGCGTTATTCCCACGGGAAGAAGGACATTCACCATGCTCTCCTGCCCGCATCCGTGGATCGTTGGTAAAATACGATTTCTGGTTGAGGGGGAAAAAAGATGAGGCGTATCCGGGACCTAGAACTCGCCGCCCATACCGCCCATGCCACCCATGCCGCCCGCTTCTCCCGGAGGCATGCCACCTTCCGGCGGTGCGGGGGTCTTGGATGAGGCGATGACGTCGTCGATGCGCAGGATCATCATGGCGGCTTCGGTCGCGCTCGAGATCGCCTGGGTCTTGACCCGCAGGGGCTCGACGACACCCTTCTTGGTCATGTCGACGGCCTTGCCCTCGTACACGTCCAGACCGATGTTCTTCTTCCCCTTCTCGTGCGCTGCCCGGAGCTCGACGAGCATGTCGATTGGGTCGAGGCCTGCGTTCTCGGCGAGGGTGCGGGGGATGATCTCCATGGAGTCGGCAAAGGCGTTGATCGCCAGCTGGGCGCGCCCGCCGACCGATGCGGCATAATCCCGCAGCCGCAGGGAGAGCTCGGTCTCGGGGGCGCCCCCGCCCGCGATGTACTTCTTGTCCTCGATAACGACGGAGACCACGTTGATCGCATCGTCGATAGCCCGCTGGAGTTCGTCGACGACGTGTTCGGTTCCACCGCGGACGATCAGGGATACGGCCTTCGGATTCTTGCACTTCTCGACGAAGATCATCTCTTCGCCGCTCACCTTGCGCTCCTCGACGAGACCGGCGTAGCCGAGCTCCTCGGCGCTGATCGCGTCGATACTGGAGACCACACTGGCGCCCGTCGCGCGGGCGAGCTTCTCCATGTCGCTCTTCTTGACCCGGCGGATGGCGAGCACCTTGGCCTTCGCAAGGTAGTGCTGGGCGATGTCATCGATGCCCTTCTGGCAGAAGACGACGTTGGCACCGCTCTGGACGACCTTGTCCACGATGTTCCGGATCATCCGCTCCTCTTCGTCCAGGAATGCCTGGAGCTGGTCGGGGCTGGTAATGTTGATCTCGGCGTCGACTTCCGTCTTCTTGAACTCGATGGGGGCGTTCAGGAGCAGAATCCTGGCGTCCTCCACTTTCCGCGGCATCTGGGGGTGGACACGCTCCTTGTCGATGATCATGCCCTCGATGATCTCGGAGTCCTCGATGGAGCCGCCCACCCTTTTCTCGATCTTGACGTTCTCGGGATCGACGGTGCCATCCTCGTCGGCGACCATGGTGACCGCCTTGACGACGAGCTGGGTCAGGGCCTCCTTCGCCGCCTCCGCACCCTTGCCGGTCATCGCCGTGCTGGCGATGTTGACGAGCACATCGGTGTCCTTCGGAGTCACGCCGAGCGCGATCTCGTTCAGGATCTCTTCGGCCTTCTCGGCTGCGAGGCGGTAACCGTGGGCGATCACGGTCGGGTGAACCTCCTGGTCGAGAAGGTCCTCCGCACGCTTGAGGAGTTCCCCGGCGATGACCACGGCGGTGGTCGTGCCGTCCCCAACCTCATCGTCCTGGGTCTTGGCCACCTCGACCATCATCTTGGCGGCGGGATGCTCGATGTCCATCTCCTTCAGGATTGTGACGCCATCGTTCGTGATCACCACGTCACCGATGGTATCCAC
The genomic region above belongs to Methanomicrobiales archaeon and contains:
- a CDS encoding 2-oxoacid:acceptor oxidoreductase family protein gives rise to the protein MYEVRVHSRGGQGGVTAAKLLAEAAVLDGRYATACPFYGAERRGAPVVSFVRIDDRPIRIYSQIKRPDLVVVLDASIMDTVDVLQGLKEGGTVLLNSSKDLQLDGYRTLEVDLTGIALALDLVVAGSPILNTPVLGALAKLGIVSLDSAKQAIRGTFKDERNVQAAEAAYAEMVV
- a CDS encoding 4Fe-4S binding protein, producing the protein MSERLAMSRPVEGACGRTGAWRTFRPVVDREKCNACGLCALYCPEAAIDENLDVDLDFCKGCGICANECPKKAIAMEREER
- a CDS encoding transketolase C-terminal domain-containing protein, with the protein product MRMMATGNKAVAEAVRQAKPAVVAAYPITPQTEIVETIASFVSEGSMESQYIPVESEHSAMAACIGASVTGVRTFTATSSHGLLYMHEMLHWAAGARLPVVMANVNRALGPGWNIWAEHTDAFSQRDTGWLQVYVSTVQEAYDATLMAFRIAEHGDVLLPVMVNLDGFSLSHINQPFEKVELGDFIPDMRLPHAIDTANPRGYGPLTGPEEFYRFRWDIERSMRNARAVIEETEREFAERFGRSYGWTEEYRVEDADVVIVAMGTLGKEAEVAVDRLREEGVKAGSIRIRWFRPFAPLDLGGRDAVVIDRDYSFGFGGVLARSIRSTTGTAPYSVIAGLGGQEVTYEDMAGFVRERRPGEELWFGVNSHV
- the thsA gene encoding thermosome subunit alpha, producing the protein MSQLAGQPILILKEGSSRTRGRDAQGANIAAAKAVANAVRTTLGPRGMDKMLVDTIGDVVITNDGVTILKEMDIEHPAAKMMVEVAKTQDDEVGDGTTTAVVIAGELLKRAEDLLDQEVHPTVIAHGYRLAAEKAEEILNEIALGVTPKDTDVLVNIASTAMTGKGAEAAKEALTQLVVKAVTMVADEDGTVDPENVKIEKRVGGSIEDSEIIEGMIIDKERVHPQMPRKVEDARILLLNAPIEFKKTEVDAEINITSPDQLQAFLDEEERMIRNIVDKVVQSGANVVFCQKGIDDIAQHYLAKAKVLAIRRVKKSDMEKLARATGASVVSSIDAISAEELGYAGLVEERKVSGEEMIFVEKCKNPKAVSLIVRGGTEHVVDELQRAIDDAINVVSVVIEDKKYIAGGGAPETELSLRLRDYAASVGGRAQLAINAFADSMEIIPRTLAENAGLDPIDMLVELRAAHEKGKKNIGLDVYEGKAVDMTKKGVVEPLRVKTQAISSATEAAMMILRIDDVIASSKTPAPPEGGMPPGEAGGMGGMGGMGGEF
- a CDS encoding thiamine pyrophosphate-dependent enzyme, which produces MAEIPKEEYIFKCTSACAGCSSTLCLRYVLKAAGPDTVLIVPACCTSVIQGIYPRTAMNIPVYNIAFAAAAACASGMSSAYRAAGKKTNVIVYAGDGGTVDIGLQALSGAFERETDFLYICYDNEAYGNTGMQRSGSTPLGALTTTTPGGKIHKKKDIDGIVAAHSPPYMATACSAYPLDLYKKVQKALSIRGPTFIHILAPCPPGWRFPADKTIEMGKLAVKSGMWILWEREHGRLTVSGPSRAAMKNPAPLESYLKAQGRFRGLDAATADALQQQVQENIRRIRCEVEEPCA
- a CDS encoding VOC family protein, encoding MPSVTWFEIPARDPERARRFYAEIFGWQIRPFPAPNRRWLIRTAGPGASAGALTRREAADQPITLFINVPFLDEYMRKVKERGGEILSDVEEVPDWGCFVTCRDPEGNRFGLWESVQGRMPQAGLPATPPVETEFLSPEPELEPRPQE
- a CDS encoding Clp1/GlmU family protein, which codes for MTVVEPEWQALCRQIRGSAGRDVVYVLGGSDRGKTTLARHLAAALALHHPTAFIDCDMGQSGIGPPATVGMRVHPGGEHLRFVGSTSPSGHLLQTLAAEKRLLERALALGAAKVIVDSSGFVFGSVPEEFQFQTIDLLQPDHLVAIQRGEELEDLLDNFRRHPAMRIHRLAPSFAVVERGREQRRAYRERLFREYFRDARIQEIPLAALGVHGRVPVGGAADTERGLLVGLNDAENFLLALGILEDWKPEERTLTVFAPPYERDSLATIQFGSLRLDRRSLERQG